TGGCAAGAACATCGTTCAAAGTAGATACAGTTTCTGAATAGTACTTCTCAGCATCCGGAGTACTCTTCTTCTTCGCCGCATAATCCAACTATACAAAGATAATCAATCATCAACAAACTTGCTTTCCAAGTAATCTACTGAAATAAGCTTATGAGTGAGGTGAGAAACTTACGTTGTTGATGGTATCGAAGAGCTTCCCGGTGAGTTCCTTAAGTGACTTCTTCTCATCCTTGGATTTGGCGGAGATGATTGTGTTAAGGTCATAACGAAGATAAGAAGCCCTGAGACGGAGATCGTTCTGAACATATGGCCAAGCTTTCTTGTCGATCAGTGACTTCACATTCACAATCTCCTTCGCAGATTCTTTGGCTCTAGCCACAGCTTCCGTTGGTGGCAATGGCTGTAAATAAAACCTTTCCTTCAACGCAAGTCTCAGATCTCTTGCTTGGTCTGAGTTATCCGTCCCAGCTGCTCACcaacaaaacacacacattgTGTTATCTACCTGTCTCTCTGTCCTAATCAGACGACGTCTCTGAATAGTACTTAATCAGTTTAGTTTAACTTACGAAGACCACCGGAGGGAGGTGGAGGAGGGCCGATCTTGATCGGAACAGCATCGGCAAGGACAGCCTGAACAAACGAGCCACCGGCTAAACCAGCAGCC
This portion of the Brassica napus cultivar Da-Ae unplaced genomic scaffold, Da-Ae ScsIHWf_1054;HRSCAF=1482, whole genome shotgun sequence genome encodes:
- the LOC106406479 gene encoding oxygen-evolving enhancer protein 3-1, chloroplastic-like, with translation MASMGVGLRVTSPAVLEGSVKINGSSRLNITGRVTVPQRSGLVVRAQQSEAAPETTRRSVIGLVAAGLAGGSFVQAVLADAVPIKIGPPPPPSGGLPGTDNSDQARDLRLALKERFYLQPLPPTEAVARAKESAKEIVNVKSLIDKKAWPYVQNDLRLRASYLRYDLNTIISAKSKDEKKSLKELTGKLFDTINNLDYAAKKKSTPDAEKYYSETVSTLNDVLAKLG